Below is a genomic region from Leptospira bourretii.
TAATCCCAGTGGAATCCTTCGCGTTGGTGTCCTTTTTTCAAATGTCGTTTGCGAATTTCGCGGAGTTTGCTCATTTGTTCGAGATTGAGTAGGTTACGAGCCGCAAGCCCCATTTGGGGAAGTAGGGTTTCGTCTTGTGTGTTGGCTAAAAACTGGTTGGTCTTCACAAAGGAGCTTTTAAACTCCAAATTCATATCGGGATAGAAATCCATACAAGCCTCCGTGCTTTCCGGTTTCCGGGGTATTTGTCTTTTAAGGGTCCCAACCATCCGTGGTAAGTAGCCTTTCCCCAATATATGTATCGCCGGAAAATGAATATCCTGAAGCAAAAAATTTTGCTTGTACTATTTTTTTTTATCTGATTATTGGTATTCGTTCATGACGATTCGATTGGAAAATTCTACTGGCAGACGGAACGGGCGTTTCGTTGCTTACGAGTACGGGGAAGACCTATTTGGCACTCTGTATTTGAATAAATTTTCCGGTCGGGAAAAAGGTCGTCTCATCGACAAATGGAGATTAAATGATTTAGGAAGTCTCATCCGTGTTCTCGACACAGAGATTTCTCGTAGGGAAGAAGAAAATTACGAACGACCTCTTTTCCACTAATCCAACTTATTTGTTCCTAACCAAAAGGAACAAACGTTACCAAAACAAAATCCAATTCCTGTCCAAAAAATTAAAAAGGGTTTCTGTATTTCGGTTTATTACGTTTTCTCTTTTTTTTGTTGCCCTTCTTTTTTCTTATCTAGGCAAAACATCTTGGAAAGAATATTTATATTCTCTACTTTTTCTCCTTCCTTTTGTGTATTTAGTACGACTGTATTCCAAACGAAAGATACAAATCCAGTATGCCAAAAGAACACAAACTTTTATTTTAGAAGAGCTTTCTAGACTAACAGGTGAATTTAAAAAAATCAAAACAAGAGAAGTTTGGGAATATCCGGAAAATGTACGAAACCACCCTCTTTCGATTGATTTAGATCTTTGCACCAAACAAGGGTTTTTGAGTATTTATGATACCACGATCACAGAGATTGGATTTGGGGCCTATCTCAAACGTTTTTTACAAGAACCAATTGAAGAAAGAAACCTCCATTCAGATTCCTTAGAGATTCAAAATATTCTAAAAAAAAATCCCTCTTATGCCTATCACCTCTTACGCAAATTTTTAGTACCGGATGCGGAAACAAATGAAAAGTTTTCTTTGCCACAAGTAAATGCGGAAGATTCCTTTTGGAAAAAAAGAAGGTTTTTAAAGGGTTTTTATCCTATTTGGGGATTCCTTTCTCCCGTTTATATAGTTTTGGGATTGTCATTTGACCTACCGCTCATTCCTCTCCTTCTTCTTTTGAACGGCATATTATTTGTGAGTTATCGTCGTGAGTCTTTAAAACAATGGAAAGAGATTAAGGCTTTATCTTCTGGGGCATCACGATTTCAAAAGACCTTTGTGTATTTGGCAAAAGAAAGAAAGACCACCGAACAGATGATTGGTCGAATTTCTTCTCTCGGTGATTCTTCTGAGTTACTGATTTCTCCCTTACCCCATCTTATATTGAATCTTTTATGTTTATGGGATCTTTGGAAAATTAAATCCCTAGAAAATTGGAAACTAAAGTTTGGAAACCTATGGAATGAACTGCAAATTCAAATTATAAAAACAGATTCTTTCCTTCCTTTTGCAAATTTTGGTTTTTTATTTCCTGAATCAAATTTTGCTCATCTCTCTCCATCAGGATCTCTCAGTGCCGAAAGTTTAGTTCACCCACTCCTTCCTAAATCCAGTCGTGTGTTTAATCCTCTCACCAAAATGGAGCCAGGGGATTTGATGATTGTGACTGGGTCCAATATGAGTGGGAAAACGACATACCTCAGATCTATCGCCATGTCTTTGTTAATTGCTGGATCTGGTGCTCCCATCTTAGGTAAAAAATTCGAATATCCAGAGTTTCAAATCCACACTCTCATCCGATCTCAAGATTCGATGGAAGATGGAGTTTCCTTTTTTTATAGTGAAGTGAGGAGGCTCTCTGCAATCATACAAAATGCAGAGAGCTCTAAAAAAATTCCTATCCTATTTTTAGATGAAATTCTAAAAGGAACCAATTCGAAAGAACGTTTTATCGCAACACGAGAGATTCTTTCTGTCCTTAGAGAAAAACGGGCAATCGTATTTCTGACAACACACGATTTAAAACTAGCAGAAATTCCTTGGGCCAAACGATTCCATTTCACTGAGTTAGAAAAAGATGGCCAAATGGATTTTGATTACCAAATCCGAGACGGGGTTTCCGGTTCTACGAATGCTTTAAAGATTTTAAAGAAAGAAGGGATTCCGATTCGTAACGAAGAGGAATGAAGATTTCACGTTCAACAGACTTCTGTCACGTTTTTTCTTCGAATGAATCCTTGACAAAGTTTGAAAATTCATTAACAGTTGTGAAATTCTGGCAAATGCCAACGATGGAGTGTTACGTGAAGAAAGTATTCACATTTCTAATTTTTGCTTTGAGTTTTCATTTATATGCAACTGATCTAAAAGATGATCTAAAGAATGCTACAAGCGACGGCGAAAAAATATCCATCCTTTCTGAAATGGGAAAATCTGGAGAATCGAAATATGTAAAGGCAATCACCGAACAACTGGAAAAAGGTGAATCTAGTAAAATTCGTTCGCAGGCAGCCAGTTCTCTAGGAGATTTAAAAGCAGGTTTTAATGAACTCCAAAAAGCGTTTGAAAACGATGATGTTTACGTACGAGAAGCAGCCATCGAGGCTTTAGCTCGCATTGGAAATACAAAATCACAATCTTATTTCGAAAAAGGAACGAAAGACAAAAACGAAAAAATACGTTTTTATAGCGTTCAAGGTTTGTCAAAAGTAGGAAGAAGTGGCAACGCACCTATTTTCCGTAACGCGATTGAATGGAAAGACAAACCAACTCAATTAGCTGCAATTCGAGGGCTTGGAAATATCAATGCCTGGGATGAATGGACTTATGTGAAACCATTTTGCTCCAACTCAGACAAAGAATTTGTAATGGCCTGTTTATACAGTGCAGGTAAATTCAAAACAGATGAATCTCTATCAGCAATTGAAGGATTATTGGCAAGTCAAGACGCAGAAGTAAGTAAAGAAGCATTTAATGCTATTTCTAACTTTAAACCTGCACAAGTAATTCCCACACTAATTCGATTTAAAAAATCCAACCCCAACCACCCAAATTTAGACGACTTAAGTGCAAATTTAAAAAAATTAAAAGCGGCAAAACAGTATGCAATCATCAATGTTTCCGATCGCCTAAATTTACGTTCCAAAGCAAATGAACGATCGGAAGTAATCACTGGACTACCAGGAAATGCTGTAGTTGAAATTTTATCTAGAGAACCTAGAAAATACATTATTACCAATAGTAAAGGTGAAGAGATGGAAGACTTTTGGTACCAAGTTAAAACAAGTGATGGTAAAAAAGGTTATTTATTCGGTGAATTTATCCATGTCGTAGATAGTTACTAAAGGATATCAAAAATATGAAACAATCTTTAAAATTAAGCGGGATTCTATTATTATTGTTTACTGTGATCCAAATGAACTGCAGCAAAAAGAAAGTAGAGAACTTTACAGATCCTAAAAAAATCTTCTTCATAGACCCAAAAGACGCAATAGAAGTTTTACAAACAGAAGAGCCATTGGCTGAAAAAATAGGTACAATCAGTGATATTGATTCAGTAGAAGTCGTCGCTTCAATTGCATTCGAGAAAAAAGATATGGTATATAAAACATATCAAATCAAATGCCCCACTTCGATTAAACACAAATGTAAAACGGAATTTGGTTACATTAGAGAATTTGATGTAGCTAGTAGTGACTATTTCAATTCCACTTCAAACAATTCTTCTCTTTTAAAAAAGAGATTAGTTGTTTCAGAAGGTGAATACAATGAAAGTAATGATATAAAAAAACTGATATTAGATCCAAAATCTATCAAAAGTATGATCATCTTATATCATTATAATATCTTTCAATTTTTGATAAATGCTTTGGTAGCACAGCCAGATGATCGAATGTTAAAGACTGAAGAGATGTATCAAATCATCAAGCTGGTTGCAAATCCTTCACTAGAAGATCAGTATGTCACTTCACTTAAGAAAAAATACCCCTTTTTAAACGAAGTGGATGAAGCGGGTGCTATTACTTCCGTCGCAACAAACAATGATTTTGAGCAAAAACTAACGGAGACCCGAAATGAATTGTTAAATTCATACATTGCAGGATTCCCATTACGATCATCTACCTTCAAAGGATTAGTGGGTCAGTTTAATAGAGTAAAAAGTTTTCCTTATCTTACGGAAAAAATATTCGAGTATCTATCCAAAGAAGGAGTATATTCTGTCTCTGGATTTGAAGCTCAATACTTTGTTAATGCAGACTCTGGATCAATTGCATTAAACAGACTTAAAAAAATAGATCAAAATCTTGATCCAACGAAGGTTGTGGCTTTATTTGCAATTCTAAATGATGCAGGAACTAATTTCCGTTTAAAAGTCCAAATTTTAGATATGAATGGCAATGTTACTAAAGAAGATTCATACTCCCTTGTTTCGATTTCAGCAGAGGAGTCAGGAAGTTCATTGGGATTCAAAGTCAAAACGGATAAACAAGATTTTATTTTATCTCCCCTAGAAACGACACCTAACCTACTCATCGCTGGTGAAGGATTTAAGGAATACTTAAAATCTATCCCAGGCGATTACAAAGATATCATCAAAAACAATGACTACGAAAAAGCTAAAATGCTAATTGCACTTAAATTCGGCGAAGGTGGATTTGATGAAAAATTAGGTAAAATGGTGTACATACTGTCTGCTTCGAAACGATATTGGATCATGTTAGATTTATTTCGATTCAATCCAAATGTAAAACGTTCTACCGATTACTCAGGAACTTTAGAGACATCCTTTTCTGTGGATGAGAGCAATTGTATATCCACAAGCAAGTGGAGGCAACCGAAAGGTGAGTTATACATTACTGGAATAGAACGTAGTTGTTATTCAGATTACGAAGAAGAAGTAACTCCAGAAGAGACAATGTGTTTCTACGAAAATGGCTCTATGTTCTTTCAATTTGAATTTTCACCTTCGGAATTACGAGCCGATAAACCAAGTATAGATTTCAAATTTGAAAATTCTGGGATTTGCCAAGTCATTCAGCATATTATGTAATGGCAATATGATTTAATTGGAAGAAATAAACAATGCCCTTAATCATTTTTTATTTCTTCCTCTTCTTTTCCACCAAATAACGACTTAATTCCTTTCCATCCTTTTTGTACTCCACCGGTTACATTGTCCACAGCCTTGTTTACATACTCAGACATGGCTGATCCGGCAATTCCACCAACGGCAGCACCCGCTGGGCTTGCTAAGAAAATTGTCCCTGCGTATACAGAACCAAGCCAAATAGGATCAATGAATGGGGAAGAGATTCCATAGGTTCCGCGATAGATAATTGGGAGTTTTAAGGCTCTCCCTGCAACACCCGGAAAGGCAATTGTAAATCGCATATCGATATTTTTATTAAATCCAATTTTGCCGCCACCGGAACCAACAATGCCATCTGCTTTTAAAGCAAAGTTTCTTACTTCAATGGATTCTTTTGCATAATGAAAATCAAATTTTAACTCGCGGTAGGGAGTGGCTCTACTAAAGTCCACCTTCTTCAAATTGATAACACTACCAATCGAACTTATCGGTTTTAAAATATTTGTATAACTTAACAATTCACCATTATTGGCATTGATATTTCCAATGATCTGCAAATTAGAAAGTAGACCTTCTTCGGTATCAGATGGAGAACCCAAAGCAAATTCGGAATCTAATTTTCCAGTAATTGGAGAAATTTTAAAAAGATCAGAAAGGATTGGTGTTATGTTCAAATTTTTTATATTTCCTTTGATCACAAGCCCAGGATTGTTTCCCCAAACATAATGGCCTGTTCCATCAACAGTTCCTTCGTAGGCTCTCATCTGATATTTTGTGATATTCAATTTACGTTTTGCATAATGAAGATTTAATTTTAAGGCATCAGCGTGAAAATCACCTGCATTAAGATTTCTTAAATTAAAATTTAAATATACATTCATCCGATTTACATAACCGGTACTAGGAATGCCCCTTGTTAAAATTGATTTTTCAAAATCGGGATCAATCCAAATCTTAATTACCTTGATGATACTTGGTACATCCAAATAATCTGAAGCACCTTCAAAAGAGATGGTTGGCGATAGAGGTGGCTTTAAAAAGTTTACATACCCTGATCCATTTAATTTGGATTTACCTTTCCAATCGACGAGAATGTTTGCAAAAGACAATTTGTCCTCTTGGATATCATAATTGATGATGGTAGAGACATGCCCATCAGCAAAAGTTTTACCATCCCTTAGTGCCAAGTCACGAATATGCAAACGATCGACAACGGCATAAATTTTTGTTTCGTCTCGTTTATAAAATGGAATGTTCCCAGTAGTTTTTAAAAATCTCAAATCTCCATAAGTAAAAATGATTAAAATGTCATGAAGGTCGATCCCTTTTAGATTTTGAAAAGAAAAATCACCTTCGAACCTAGCTGATTCGTAATTCATTTCATCTTTTACAAATACAAAATTAGAACTTAATGAAATTGGTTCATCATTTAACTTACCATATATATAAACATCCAGGTCTCGCAGATCACGGTCTAATTGGAAAGTGGTCTCCCAAAGGTATAATTTTATATTTCGTGCATATAGTTTATCTTCAAAGAGAATCGTGATGTTTTTAATTTCGATTTGATTGACAAAGTTAGCAAAAACTTTTGAAAAATAATATTTTTTGTCTGCTACAATAGTAGGTTCAGTTTCTTTTGTTAATTCATTTGTATTGGATCCTGATTTAGATAGGATTCTTTCAAACATAGGGAAGGATTCATTTTTTTCTCGAGTGATTTCAACCGTTCCTGTATTCAGATATATTTTTCTAATTTCTAATGGTTGCCCAACAAAAACTCCATAATATACTTCGATTCTAAGTTTATGTAACTGAATCAACTCATCATCATTTTTCGAAACTGATACCTCGGCCAACTCAATTCCAGGAAAGGGAAAAAATACAGGTTCGGAAACTTGATAGTTCACCTCTAGCCCTGTTAGCTGGTATGTAGTATCGAGGATTAGTTTTTTATAATAGTCCGGATCTGCAAGAAGGGGATACAGAATAAAAAACATCGTCATGGAAACGACAAAAATCCCTGTGAGTAGGATCTTTCCTACAACTCCTTTGATTTTATCTCGGATACTCTGCTTCATATGTTTTTACTTTAAAGGAAAATGACATTTCACTCGGCGCATCGCCGAAGGAAAACTTTCCAAGGGTTCTTCTGTTTTACAGATTTCTTTTGCGATAGGACATCTTGTATGAAATCTACATCCGAGCGGTTTGTTCATCAAACTGGGAATTTCCCCTGTTAACGGTTGAGATACCTTCGTGCGGTCCTTTAAATCGAAACTAGCAGAGAATAATGCTTTTGTGTAGGGATGGAATGGAGAGTTACTGATCTCATCCCTGCTACCTTCTTCGACAATTTGTCCCAAATACATGACAGCAATTCGATCGGATACGTGTTTTACAATGTTCAAGTCATGAGATATAAACAAATAAGATAGGCTATATTTCTCTCGTAATAACAAAATATTATTAATTACTTGTGCTTGTGTGGAAATATCCAAAGCAGAAACGGCTTCGTCACAAACAACTAGGTTTGGTTCCAAAATTAAAGCTCGGGCAATCGCAATTCTTTGTCTTTGTCCCCCACTAAATTCATGAGGATATCGATGTAAAATATCTGAAGGTAAATTTACTTCTGCAAGTGCCTTTATTGCTTTTTCTTTTTTTTCAAAGGAACTCAAATTGGGAAAATGGATTTGAAGTCCTTCGGTTATAATTTCTTCAATCGTAAAACGTGGGTTTAATGAAGAATATGGATCTTGGAATACAACTTGGATTTTGCGTCGAAGGGCTTTTTGTTCTTCTTTGGGGATATCTTTAATTTCTTTATTTTCGAATTGAATTGATCCAGAATCAAACGGTAATAAGGATAATATGGCTCGGCCAATGGTTGATTTACCACAACCGGACTCACCGACAAGACCTAAAATTTTTCCTTGGGGTATTGAAAAACTAACTCCTTCAACGGCCACAAGTCGTTTGGAAGAAAAAGAAAGTGTCTGTGATTGTTTATAAGAAACAACTAAATCTTTTACATTAAGCACTTTCTTTTCCTCCGTATAAAAAACATTCTACAGATTGGGATTCAGTCATTGGAATCAATTTAGGAACTGACCTGTCACAAAGATCGATTTTTTCGCTACAACGTGTGTGAAACCGACATCCTTTTGGATAAGATTTTGGTGATGGTACAATTCCTTCGATCGTTACCAATTTTTTACCAATGTTTTCATGTGTCGGATAGGCTGCGATTAAAGCTTGAGTATAAGGATGTTTGGGTGTATCAATGATCTCGCCAACTGTTCCTTGTTCAATGATCTTTCCTGCATACATGACCGCAATCCGATCAGCAATATGACTCACAAGTCCGATATCGTGTGAAATAAACAACACCGACATTCCGTTTTCTTTTCGTAGTTCTTTCAAAAGTTCGATCAATTGCAATTGAATCGTGACATCAATGGCACTGGTTGGTTCATCTGCGATTAGAATCTTAGGATCGCACATCAAAGCCATAGCAATACAAACTCTTTGTAACATACCACCTGAAAACTGATTCGGATATTGATTTAATCGTAGTTTGGCGTCAGTTATCCCAACACGTTCCAGTAAATAGATAGCCTTCTCTTCTGCTTCTTCTTTTGAACCGAGCCCATGTAACAAAAATCCTTCCGTCAATTGGTTACCAATTTTATGAAGTGGGTTCAATGCAGAGAAAGGTTCTTGGAAAACATAAGAAATTTCTCTTCCACGAACTGATCTTAGGTGGTTTGGATCAGATTTCAATAAATCATTTTCTCCAAACAAAATTGATCCAGTAGGATACACGGTTGTGTTGGAGGGAAGAAGTTTGGTCAATGCTAAACTTGTGATTGACTTTCCACAACCTGACTCTCCGACAAGAGCTAATGTTTCCCCTGTAACCAAATCAAAATTAACATGATCCACAATGGACAAAATACCATCGTCAGTTTTGATTTGAATGGAAAGATCTTTGACTTGGATGGCTTTTTTGATATTTGTCATTCGTAAACCACCTTGTCTTTCGGATCGAATGCATCCCGCAATCCTTCACCCACAAAAGCAGAAAACAAAATAGTAAGGAACAGTGCTACAGATGGGAAAGTAATAAGCCACCATGCTGTGAGCCTTTCTCTTCCCTGCCCAATCAACTCTCCCCAAGAAGGATTGGGAGCTGGAATTCCATATCCCAAAAAGTCAAGAGCAGATAACACGGAAATTGCGGAGATTAAAATAAAAGGTAAAAAAGTTACCAAAGGAGTTAATGAGTTCG
It encodes:
- a CDS encoding MutS-related protein; its protein translation is MQIQYAKRTQTFILEELSRLTGEFKKIKTREVWEYPENVRNHPLSIDLDLCTKQGFLSIYDTTITEIGFGAYLKRFLQEPIEERNLHSDSLEIQNILKKNPSYAYHLLRKFLVPDAETNEKFSLPQVNAEDSFWKKRRFLKGFYPIWGFLSPVYIVLGLSFDLPLIPLLLLLNGILFVSYRRESLKQWKEIKALSSGASRFQKTFVYLAKERKTTEQMIGRISSLGDSSELLISPLPHLILNLLCLWDLWKIKSLENWKLKFGNLWNELQIQIIKTDSFLPFANFGFLFPESNFAHLSPSGSLSAESLVHPLLPKSSRVFNPLTKMEPGDLMIVTGSNMSGKTTYLRSIAMSLLIAGSGAPILGKKFEYPEFQIHTLIRSQDSMEDGVSFFYSEVRRLSAIIQNAESSKKIPILFLDEILKGTNSKERFIATREILSVLREKRAIVFLTTHDLKLAEIPWAKRFHFTELEKDGQMDFDYQIRDGVSGSTNALKILKKEGIPIRNEEE
- a CDS encoding HEAT repeat domain-containing protein is translated as MKKVFTFLIFALSFHLYATDLKDDLKNATSDGEKISILSEMGKSGESKYVKAITEQLEKGESSKIRSQAASSLGDLKAGFNELQKAFENDDVYVREAAIEALARIGNTKSQSYFEKGTKDKNEKIRFYSVQGLSKVGRSGNAPIFRNAIEWKDKPTQLAAIRGLGNINAWDEWTYVKPFCSNSDKEFVMACLYSAGKFKTDESLSAIEGLLASQDAEVSKEAFNAISNFKPAQVIPTLIRFKKSNPNHPNLDDLSANLKKLKAAKQYAIINVSDRLNLRSKANERSEVITGLPGNAVVEILSREPRKYIITNSKGEEMEDFWYQVKTSDGKKGYLFGEFIHVVDSY
- a CDS encoding AsmA family protein, encoding MKQSIRDKIKGVVGKILLTGIFVVSMTMFFILYPLLADPDYYKKLILDTTYQLTGLEVNYQVSEPVFFPFPGIELAEVSVSKNDDELIQLHKLRIEVYYGVFVGQPLEIRKIYLNTGTVEITREKNESFPMFERILSKSGSNTNELTKETEPTIVADKKYYFSKVFANFVNQIEIKNITILFEDKLYARNIKLYLWETTFQLDRDLRDLDVYIYGKLNDEPISLSSNFVFVKDEMNYESARFEGDFSFQNLKGIDLHDILIIFTYGDLRFLKTTGNIPFYKRDETKIYAVVDRLHIRDLALRDGKTFADGHVSTIINYDIQEDKLSFANILVDWKGKSKLNGSGYVNFLKPPLSPTISFEGASDYLDVPSIIKVIKIWIDPDFEKSILTRGIPSTGYVNRMNVYLNFNLRNLNAGDFHADALKLNLHYAKRKLNITKYQMRAYEGTVDGTGHYVWGNNPGLVIKGNIKNLNITPILSDLFKISPITGKLDSEFALGSPSDTEEGLLSNLQIIGNINANNGELLSYTNILKPISSIGSVINLKKVDFSRATPYRELKFDFHYAKESIEVRNFALKADGIVGSGGGKIGFNKNIDMRFTIAFPGVAGRALKLPIIYRGTYGISSPFIDPIWLGSVYAGTIFLASPAGAAVGGIAGSAMSEYVNKAVDNVTGGVQKGWKGIKSLFGGKEEEEIKND
- a CDS encoding ABC transporter ATP-binding protein translates to MLNVKDLVVSYKQSQTLSFSSKRLVAVEGVSFSIPQGKILGLVGESGCGKSTIGRAILSLLPFDSGSIQFENKEIKDIPKEEQKALRRKIQVVFQDPYSSLNPRFTIEEIITEGLQIHFPNLSSFEKKEKAIKALAEVNLPSDILHRYPHEFSGGQRQRIAIARALILEPNLVVCDEAVSALDISTQAQVINNILLLREKYSLSYLFISHDLNIVKHVSDRIAVMYLGQIVEEGSRDEISNSPFHPYTKALFSASFDLKDRTKVSQPLTGEIPSLMNKPLGCRFHTRCPIAKEICKTEEPLESFPSAMRRVKCHFPLK
- a CDS encoding ABC transporter ATP-binding protein — translated: MTNIKKAIQVKDLSIQIKTDDGILSIVDHVNFDLVTGETLALVGESGCGKSITSLALTKLLPSNTTVYPTGSILFGENDLLKSDPNHLRSVRGREISYVFQEPFSALNPLHKIGNQLTEGFLLHGLGSKEEAEEKAIYLLERVGITDAKLRLNQYPNQFSGGMLQRVCIAMALMCDPKILIADEPTSAIDVTIQLQLIELLKELRKENGMSVLFISHDIGLVSHIADRIAVMYAGKIIEQGTVGEIIDTPKHPYTQALIAAYPTHENIGKKLVTIEGIVPSPKSYPKGCRFHTRCSEKIDLCDRSVPKLIPMTESQSVECFLYGGKESA